CCATTCACTTGGGTACTCATTCCAGAACGAACGGTGGAGACTAATTTGCCCTTGGCATCATAGACCAAAACCGTCCCCTGTAAATCTTTTGCCAACAATGAAGCCCCTTCACTTAAATCCGGTTTCGTCGGTACCCATGTCCCCCAGATACGCCCATTCCCTTGGATATCCAGTTTCGCCATGGGTAACTGAAAAATCGGACTATTATTTAACTGTACCTGCACCGCCGCGATTCCCCAGTCGGTTTGGTAGAAGGTGACACCTTGATGGCGCAGGGGTTTATTTACATAGATGGTTTCTCTGTCAATTTCTTGTTCCTGATTATCCACTACCGATAAATCGGAATAAAACTGATCAATTCCGCCTTCGGGGGTGTAGTCAATCCAGAAGCGATTAACATGAATCCCCCAATCTTGAGGAACCTGAGATTTTGCCCAGGGACCGGCATCAATAATATTTCTGACGTGAAAGGTTTTGCCACTAGGAACCATTTCCTGTGCCATAAATCCCGTCATTGCACCCCAAATTGACCCAGCCAGAATAATCAGCATACTGGCATGAACCACAATCGGACCAATCCGCCCCACGATTCCTTTGCGGGCGTAGAGGCTATCTCCTTCTTGAAATACCCGATAGCGCTTGGCTTGTAGCAGTTGGGATAAGGAATTCACCGAACCCGTTTCTAGTTCAGCGCTGAGTGCCAGTTTCTGAAACTGACGTGGTTCTTTGTAATAATTCCAACGACGGGCGGCTTTCAGGGCGGGAAATTGACGAGTAAACGTGCAAGCCGTGAGGCTACTACCAAACAGAACTAGGATTGACAAAAACCACCATGTCCGGTACACATGATCTAATCCTAAGAAGAGGAGAACTTTCCAGGTTAAGAAACCAAATAACGCTGGATTTTCGGGATAATTAGCTTGATAAAAGGCAAGAGATTGACCCTGTTCGATAATGGTACCACTGATACTGAAAAGAGCGATCGCGAGAAGGAGTGCGATCGCCAATCGTAAATCTGCTAGAAATGATAGGATATAACGTCGGAACCAACGTCCGACAGGATTAGACACAGATTGATTATCTAACGTCATTAATTAAAAAATTCCCCCAGGAATCCGAGACAGCAGCGAAAAGACGCCGAATCCGACTAATAAAGCCCCACTAACGGGTGTAATCCAACTTGACCATTGGCGTACTTCTAATAACTTCTTTATTGAAGCAGTAAATGTACCTGCCACAATTAACGGGGTAACATAACCTGCCGTATAGGATAATAGCAAAACCCCACCGAGAACCCAGTCTTGTGTACTTGCCACCCAAGCCAGTAATGTTGCCAAAACGGGTGTACTGCAAGGAGAGGCGACTAAACCAAAGGTTAACCCAATCAGATAGGAACGTATCCCCTTGGGCAAATCGGGGGAAATCCATTCCATTCCGCCAAAGGATGGTAATTGCAGGGGTAAGGCTTCCAGTAGGTTTAGCCCCATGATAATTGCAATCAGGCTAACAATGATGGGTAACCCGATACCCACTTGCCCATAAACTCGTCCCACCGATGCGGCTAAAATTCCCAATCCAGCTAGGGTGGTTGCCAATCCCAAAGCAAACCAAGTGGATTGAGTCGCGGCTTGCAGGCGTCCTTTGGCTTCATAGCCGCCAATGTAGCCTATTGTGATCGGCAGCATAGATAGCATACAAGGAGTGAGGCTAGTCAGCAACCCAGCCGCAAAGATAATGCCAATGCTTAATGCACTCAGATGGGTAAGCTGATTGCCAACCAGATTATCGGCAAATTGTTCCAGTTGGTACAGTTGAGTTTGTAAGGTGTCAATCATGCGCTGGGTAATTCACCAAATGCCTGTTCTGTGAGCATTTTAACGTATGAGATTGTTTGTAGTAAGCACTTTAGTGCTTCAAAGCATAGCTGGAGTTGGCTCAGTTCCCTTACTACAAAACAAATCTAATCCACAATTTTAGTAGTAACGCACCGATTTTCAAAGGATTGGGGTGCGTTACGCTGTCGCTAACGG
The DNA window shown above is from Coleofasciculus chthonoplastes PCC 7420 and carries:
- a CDS encoding cytochrome c biogenesis protein CcdA; amino-acid sequence: MIDTLQTQLYQLEQFADNLVGNQLTHLSALSIGIIFAAGLLTSLTPCMLSMLPITIGYIGGYEAKGRLQAATQSTWFALGLATTLAGLGILAASVGRVYGQVGIGLPIIVSLIAIIMGLNLLEALPLQLPSFGGMEWISPDLPKGIRSYLIGLTFGLVASPCSTPVLATLLAWVASTQDWVLGGVLLLSYTAGYVTPLIVAGTFTASIKKLLEVRQWSSWITPVSGALLVGFGVFSLLSRIPGGIF
- a CDS encoding cytochrome c biogenesis protein, encoding MTLDNQSVSNPVGRWFRRYILSFLADLRLAIALLLAIALFSISGTIIEQGQSLAFYQANYPENPALFGFLTWKVLLFLGLDHVYRTWWFLSILVLFGSSLTACTFTRQFPALKAARRWNYYKEPRQFQKLALSAELETGSVNSLSQLLQAKRYRVFQEGDSLYARKGIVGRIGPIVVHASMLIILAGSIWGAMTGFMAQEMVPSGKTFHVRNIIDAGPWAKSQVPQDWGIHVNRFWIDYTPEGGIDQFYSDLSVVDNQEQEIDRETIYVNKPLRHQGVTFYQTDWGIAAVQVQLNNSPIFQLPMAKLDIQGNGRIWGTWVPTKPDLSEGASLLAKDLQGTVLVYDAKGKLVSTVRSGMSTQVNGVNLRLKELIGSTGLQIKADPGIPIVYTGFGLLMVGVIMSYVSHSQIWALQKGDRFYVGGRTNRAQVSFEREVIEILDRLHEDKSTPDVPLQEAMQV